Part of the Drosophila santomea strain STO CAGO 1482 chromosome 2L, Prin_Dsan_1.1, whole genome shotgun sequence genome is shown below.
CCAGCGGGACAATTGTCCGAGGTTGCCCAACTCGGGCCAGGAGGACGCCGATCTGGATGGATATGGCGATGGGTGTGACGACGACGCCGACGGTGACAATGTCCAGAACAGCCAGGACAACTGCTGGCTCGCCTACAACACCGAGCAGCTGGACTCGGATGGGGACAAAGTGGGCGATGTGTGTGACAACTGCGTGCTCAAGTACAATCCCAGGCAGCTGGATACGGACGAGGATGGACTGGGGGACGAGTGCGATGGGGATATCGACAACGACTCCATACCAAACGAGTTGGACAACTGCCCGCTGCTGCCGAATCCTAATCAGTCGGATGTGGACAACGACGGTGTGGGCGATGGCTGCGACAACTGTCCAAATCTCCCTAATCCCGACCAGAAGGATCGCGACATGGACTTTGTGGGCGATGCCTGTCACAGGGACATCGACGGGGATGACGATGGAGTTCCAAACTCACTGGACAACTGCCCAATGGTCAGCAACTCGAACCAGCTTGATACTGACGGCGATGGAACGGGCGACGAGTGCGATGATGACATGGACGGCGACGGCATACCCAACTACAAGGACAACTGTCCGCTGGCCAAGAACCCCAAGCAGGAGGACTACAATCGCAATGGCAAGGGTGACTCTTGCGAGGATGACGAAGACGTGGATGGGGTGCCAAATGCCATGGACAACTGTCCGAACAACTCGATGATTCATCACACGGACTTCCGCACTCTCCAAACCATTCCCCTGGATCCCAAGGGTCTATCCCAAGCGGATCCCAACTGGGTGGTGCACGCAAATGGCACCGAGATTGTCCAGACGCTCAACTCGGATCCGGGTCTAGCAGTGGGCAAAGACGCCTTCGGAGGCGTCGACTTCGACGGCACCTTCTACATCAACGATGACACGGACGACGACTACGCCGGCTTTGTGTTCAGCTACCAGAGCAGCTACAAGTACTACGTGGTTCAGTGGAAGAAGGGCACCCAAACCTACTGGGAGCCACGACCATTCACCGCCTCCGCGGCGCCGGGCATCCAGATCAAGTTGGTCAACAGCACCGAGGGTCCGGGGCCAATGATGAGGAACAGCCTGTGGCACGAGGGAAACACCGACGGTGAGGCCAGGCTGCTGTGGAAGGATCCAAAGAACATTGCCTGGAAGGAAAGGACCTCCTACCGCTGGTCCCTGGTGCATCGACCGGCCATCGGCCTCATCCGCCTGCAGTGAGTGATGGCACCATGACACAGGGTTGTTCCCATGTCTTCAATCTCCTTTTTTGCCAACAGAATGCACGAGGGCAACCGCCTGATCTTCGACTCGGGCAACGTGTTCGACTCCACGTTGAAGGGCGGTCGACTGGGCGTGTTCTGCTTTTCGCAGAGGATGATTATATGGTCCAACCTGCAGTACAAGTGCAATAGTAAGAGAGTCGCAGCAAACGGGGTCCTTCAACTCAACTAAACCTCTTTCTATACTTTTCCATGCAGATCGTGTGAAGCCCCTGATCTACAATGATCTGTCCGACTATCTCAAGACGAAGGTGGAGTTGCAGGACTGAAGGGAAACCCACAACCCCACAGCCATAAAGCCTTTTCTGCCATCAATTTTAACCAAATTACGTATTAATGCTACCACTTAGTTAATAAATGAGTTGCCAACCCAGTTGGCCATTGGAGTCGCGTTTTCCAACACAAAAATCAGCCAAATCAAGTTGGCCCTGCCCCAAATGAAACCAGGAGACGTCGTCTGTCAGCCCAGTTAGTTGAACTGCCACAGTTAGGCGAGCACACTTACGCTAGGGAACGTTTTGATCACCGAAATAAGGAAAAGCCGTACTGAAAACTTTATTCTTATTTTACACGGAAGTCGAACTAGTTAACCGGGTTAAATTCAGTCAGTCTTGCTTAAATTTGTGAAGGGTAAGTTGGAGCACAGTGTTGTTACCATATCGTGTACCAATTGCTGACCTAGCCCATCCTAAGGCTCCACCAAATAGAAACGATGGCCAGCTATTACATGCAGCCAACTCCTTCCCAGGAAGAGTTAAAGAGGACTGAGAGCAACAAGAATGAGAAGAATTCCGAAGAAAGTCGACCAATGCATGAAGATAGTGATGCGGCTGTCGCTTCCTCGTCGGAGAGCGAGCTGCGGCCTTCTCGCAGTTCGGTGACCAAGGCCACTAGGATTCCGGTTCCACTTTTCTTGGGTCCCACGGCCAATAGCCGGATCTACAGATCCGTGATGGTCCAGCGCAAGAGCCGCACCTCATTGGCAAACCAGCAAATGGCCGACGATTCCGGCATCAATTTGGACTGCTCGATGACCGAGGTGCACACTCCGCTTTCGACCAGACCCAGTCCAATGGAGCAGACAATGCTCGACAGGATTCCGGCCACCAGCAGCGAGATGGAGCTCCAACTGGAAGAGGAGCAGACCCTCAGAGAACTTCAACGTGTCGTCGCCGAAATGGAGGCCGATGTGGCCCTTCATGATATGGATATGCAAGATCTACAGCCCGGTGATGACGAACAGGATACACAGGTCCCAAATGAAGCCTCCAGTGTTGGGAATGGTGCCGATAGTTTTGACGTAGATATGGAACAGCTaaccgaaacagaaactcTGCAGAAAACCTTTCCTGGCGAACCTGAAAATCGTCTAGTCTATGAAGAACTCCCGGCAGAGAATATACAGATGGTTCAGGAAGAAATTGCGCAGAAAGAGGAATTTTCAGAAATTAAGGAAACTGCCGTGGAAATGGAATCTGTAAAGGAATACGAACTTTTCGAACAGTTGGCCGAAGAGCCAGTAGAAGAATGCACAGAGATCGTTCAACAGACCCCGCAGGAAGCTGTTGGCGGAGAATCCGATAAATCTGTACCCGAATCGGTAATGGAGGAACTCGAAATGGTCATTGGTGGAAGTTGCGAGTCCGAACAGGACAGGCTTATCCGGGAACAATTCGAAAAAGGTCCTGAAACAATGGGTCTCAAGTTTCATCAACCGGCAGATGAGATTGTGTGCATTGATACGGAACCGGAGCTGGTCGCCAATCTCTCGAGGGATGGGTCGGTGGAAAGCAGCCAGGGATTGGTTACTTTGGAAGAACTGTTTGATCCGGAGCACAACGTGGAGCTACTGCGTCAACTTCTGCAGACCATGGCAGAAGATAACAGCGAAGCTGATACAGCCCCAGACATGACAGAAAGTGAGCAAACGGAAGAAAAGGAGACGGAAATGGAGGCGTATGTGGAAACCACCGAGATCGATGAGGAAATGGATCCGGACCTAAAGCAAACTGGCAAACCCTTAAGTATCTTGCGGCGTCTGATGAACCACAGAATCCTAAAGTTTAGCTATCCCATATTATTCTGCAGCTTGGCTTTTAGTTTGATCTACATATCGCGCAAGGAGTAGAAGTTAAATTAtcttaaaatgcaaattggaTTATATGTACGTGCGGAAGCATATATTTGACTACGCAATATATGCACATACTTCAAAATCGCCCGACGCATTGGCAGAAGGTTGCCTAAAATATctattttccaaataaatatgcaCTATAACCAGTCTGCACTGtttgtaatttgtataatttgtatatttcaattaaagcgCCATTTACTTAACCGTCTTTTGGAAACGAGCGCTAGGTGGCGTGTTTGGCAGTTCAGACATGGAAACGGTTATCGATAACCGGTAATAGACGGCCTAACgtattttcaaatatgttACAGAAAGTCATTGAAATGTCCAAATCATAGCATGGATTTCTTAGTATTAGTTAGTAGTTAGTTTagtaaaaattaatattactGAAGATTGTATTCCACAAATTTAGGTAATTGGGTTCCACACAGAACCGCTCCTGTTCAAAGGCAGTATTTTTCCGTTGCTCGCGTGCGGTCACACCGCAGTCGCATACGGTTGTTTCCATATGAAcaaactgttttttttaagCGGAGTGCGGTGCTGAGAAATTCGTAAAGCTCCTTTTTGAAACCTTGTATTTTATGTAACGGCCGTGCGGTGCATCCAATATCCAAGCGGAAGGAGGTCCACACACTCCCCCGGCGCCGCCTGAGCGTGGTCGTCCTGCTCCGCACTTTAAGCACCGCCACCCCCACCATCGCCCTCAACCCGTGAAACATTACGCGAAAATCGATTTCGATTGCAGGCGCAGGAAGAAACAGCAGAAAGTATGTCTCACGGCGATGTGGACCCAGAGTTAGAGATGACATCGCCCCACTGGATGCATAGGGAAGCTGAAAGTTGCCCAAGGATGCACACAATCTGGAGGCTAGAGCGCTGGCGGAGCAGCATGCTTCTCCTAGTCGGACTGGCCTTGTGCGTCCTTCGGGCCCCTGGATGCAGTGCCACGGACACGGACATTGCGCTGGACGCCAAGGCCACGCTCAATCACCGGATCCAGAGCCTGGATCTGCTGGTCTTCGTGTTCCTACTGGCACTCACAGTGCTCACTATTTGGCTGTTCAAACATCATCGCGTCTCCTGGCTCCACGAGACCGGATTGGCCGTCATCTACGGTACGTTGGTATCACAGGGAGCTTTCCCTTACGTTGATTCACCATTTAGCAATGTTTTCTTGAGCTCGAAACACTTGATTATCGGTCACCTGGCCGTTTGTGGCCCCTGCCACTTTCATTGCCACCTCTTTGTTGTCACCATTTTCGAATTACGCCTTTGGACACGCCAGCCGTGACATTACGTGCGAGCATATGGGAGGCAGTCAAAGCCACCCCGGGCAGAAGTAACATCGATAACCGTAGAAGAACCTGCACGCAACGCAAGCAGAACTAATGCATTGCGCCAAAGATATTGTACACGAGACCTTGACGTGCTTAGTTAGCCATTATCATTTGGGCTTTTCCGACCGAATGTATTTTCACTGCTCGTTCATGATCGCGCCAATCGTGGCGAGCACTTTGTTATTCTAACAATTTCATATTAGCCTTTaacctaaatgttgtcttaagtaaataatctcttaattataaaatataatttgttttcatcttaatatataggaataggtcaaatttcgagtagtgaggtttcaggtaaataatatattcatactatcatcttagaagcagcccaaaatgtcttcttttgagcctgcgaattgggatagcccctgtaatctccgggcgagacgattacggtgggcagttagtcgatcgttgtatctgcttgagaagaacgagatttggtcttcaacaaggctcaggtttaaatcattgtgaagcgtttggccgctaacgaaccagtcacagccagtgatttgtcttaatgttttgttctggacggtttggaatcgttttcggtgggacgcagccgccactccccaaatttggatgccgtatctccaagtaggtgcgataatttgctgataaatctgacgcttgcatcttaaaggtagtttgcttttcttatttagcaTCCAGAACGATATGTGCAGCACTTTGTTATTCTAACAATTTCATATATGTGCGGCAATAAAAGTGCAAACGAGATTTCTTTCGGCTAATTGAAGCTAATGAAACAATTCAATAAAACAGGTTGCCCTGGGCGTTGACAAAGCCCAGCTCTGGCGTAAACTGGCAACGATTATTTAGCATACCCCAGCAGGGTCAGTGAAAGCTTTTTGTTATGCGCATTGTTATTCGACTGATCATCCCCAGAAATGTGTGTTATCACAACATACCGATTTGTGTGCAAACTGTTGAGTGGCTGCTTAATTGATAAGGCTTGACTAAGCATATTTCCAAGCGGCTATTAGTCACACTCTCGCTTTGCGATAGGTCAGTCCAGAAAACAGTCATATTTGCTGTATTTCGTTCAAGACTCGGCAAAataacattacattttaagttattttagTTTGCAACTACTGCTATGGCGTGAGTTAAACTGTTTTCCCCATTTCAGGCCTGATTGTGGGAGCAATTATACGGTATGCCGGCACCTCCGCCACTTTGGTTCACATGCAGGTGGAGCCTCAAGGAGTTCCAACGTACAGCGATAAATTGCCGCCTGATACACTTTGGTTTAGGGTAAGCCAATACTGACCaagaataatatatataaataacaattttggtttttattcCAGTACCCTGTTAACCAAACAAATAGCACAAAGCTACCCGAGGGAATTAAGACATATGCCTACGTGTTTCGCGGACAGGTACACGATGTGGATGAAAATGAAATCGATCTTAAGGCTACGTTCGATCCGGAGGTCTTTTTCAATATCATCCTGCCCCCAATTATCTTTTATGCTGGCTATAGTTTGAAAAAGGTAAGTTCACTGAGGTGCATATTGAATTAAACATAATTTACTGAGTtcgttttttgcttttgcagaAATACTTCTTTCGCAATCTGGGTGCCATACTTACGTTTGCCATTGTGGGCACGACATTGTCGGCCTTCCTGATCGGAGGCTTCATGTACGGCTGTGTGAAACTGATGCCAAATTACTTGAGTAGCAGTTTCTCATTCCTGGACACCTTATACTTTGGAGCCCTGATATCGCCCACAGATCCGCTCACCATTTTAGCCATATTTAACGATCTTCGGGTCGACGTAAACCTATATGCGCTAGTCTTGGGCGAATCTGTGCTCAACGATGCCGTGGCCATTGTCCTCAGTGGGTAagtttgcttttcattttttcgcTGGGCATTTGTAAgacataatttattttgcagaGCCATTCAAAATTATGGTGAACACTATTCCGATACTGGGGAATTTGAAACTACAGCTTTTCTACGCTCGTTAAGCGACTTCTTCTCTATCTTCTTACTATCCCTAATGATTGGCGCGGCCATGGGATGCTTGACAGCATTGATATCCTTTTCAAAAAGACTAACGATTAAGTATATTCTAAGGTGTACACATGTAATTAGAAGAACTGTGCTAATGACTTCCTTAACTCCCACCACACATGACCAAATTTACTCGGGTTCGAGACTTTCCTTTACTAGAGTCCGCGCTCTTCGTGCTCATGAGCTACAGCACCTTCCTGCTGGCTGAGGCAACAGAACTTACAGGAGTGGTGGCCGTGCTGTTCTGTGGCATCTGCCAGGCTCACTACACGTACAATAACTTATCGGAGGATTCCCGCCAAAGGACAAAACAGATCTTCGAGCTCCTAAACTTTCTGGCAGAGAACTTTATCTTTTCCTATATTGGCGTATCAATGTTCACCTTTCCCAAGCATCATTTTGACGCTGGGTTTATTATTACAGCTTTTGTAAGTTCATTTCCATATGGAAACACTTTAAAAGGCGTGCCCAAACAACTAGACTATTTTTTCCACAGATTTGCGCTGCCATAGGAAGGGCCGTGAATGTGTATCCCTTGTCGTGGCTGCTGAACATAAGGCGCAAGCCGAAGATTTCATCAAACTTTCAGCATATGCTGTTCTTTGCTGGCAAGTCAATACAATACAACgtggcaaatattttccttaacgaacatatatattttgcagGACTTCGTGGCGCCATGTCCTTTGCCTTGGCCATCCGAAATACAGTGTCGGATGCACGACAGACAATGCTGACTGCCACATCGCTGATTGTCATCTTTACGGTTGTAATTCAGGGTGGGGCTGCCAATTTCCTGCTAAATTGGTTGAAAATACCGTGAGTGCATGGCGTACATTTAAATGCTTCCCCTTTATTGTCACAAAATCTTTCTCGATTGCAGTGTTGGCGTGGACGATGAGACTGAACAACTAAATAACTATCAAGTACACAGTGTGAGTATACAAAATATAGCTTTCATACGTGCCGTAGACCGAATTTTGCGGGGAGATTAGTAGattgttaaatataaaattcttACAAGCATGGTGGCTGCAAACAAACACATTGCTCAATATCAAATTACTCTTGTCCATTcttttaaaagaatattttttaactcacgattttgtttatttatacatttctgCGCACTTTAATACATTAAACCATTTGCTAAAAAAGGTTTACAATTCAATGGACAATTCACATCCGCAGACGGTAGGTTTTGCCAATGATCATTCAATGCATTTCCGtggtttttaaatttagttttgaTTCTATAGTTTTTCCTCGAGTCTTTCGCAGGCTCTTTGTTATctttacatatttaatttcctcgtgcatttttcatttgattACCCCTGTCAAAAGTAGAGCTAATATCATTTAATGGAACTCTGTGTTAGTCTGATGGTTATTTGCAGGATGTGGAGGGCGGTGGGGTAGGTCGCGGAAAGGTGCGCTTGTCCGGTGGAACAGATTCAAACTTGGACACGCCAGTGGACGGTCCGAATGGCAGTTTGGGCGGAGCAAGCAGCGGTCGTCGTCGCAACAGTCACGAGAAGGCCATTCTGGCAAGGATCTGGGGAAACTTCGATACCAAGTGCGTAGAAACCAGCCATGGTTATTTGCATTCCACTCACGGATTTTGCTATCTATTCGAAGGTACATGAAGCCCTTGCTGACGCACTCGCGACCCACTTTGCTGGAGACGCTGCCCGTTTGCTGCAACCCCATTGCTAGGCTGCTTACCACCACGCAGCAGCTTACGCAGGTGAGTTGTGCAGTTCAGTTAGCAGAGGACAGAATCCTCATCGACTGGGATTAATTACAGGATGGTAGCGAGTTCAGGCGCGtggactcggactcggataTTTGCATAGACAATGATACCGGGAACGGTCTTAGCCAGGATGCAACCGGAGCGGTTCCGGGTTcgggtgtgggcgtgggcgtggggcGGCGGAACTCCCTGAGTCGCGTAAGTATCAAGTACACCGCCGATAATCACCATCTACTTGCTAGTTACCGAAATATTGAATAACCGAATGAGCGAAGCACCCCAGACACCAAAGACTAATCTAAGCGTAGCAAGCTGGCCACTAACAAAGTAACGAAAAACCTCAGATAAACCAAAATCCGAATGAATCTACACCATAGAGACTTCGGCAAAGTAGACATACAGACATATTGTTATATGAATTGGCCGTGAAAATGTGATTTTTGTTTAGCGTTATTTTGcttttgtataattttaatgttaaattTGTGGTGTAAGCGGAAGAAGATACAGTAATTTACACCTCTCAATATGGTTGACTAATTGTTTAAGTTTGTGCGACGGCAAGCGATTTCCAGTATATTTAACACCtatgtaatattattttgaCTGTTAACTACTACTAAATGCATGCTTACCAAATATAACCAAAATGTAACTACTCTCTCGGCGATGatctaatttatttattgatttatgcggcatctttctttctttctgtCTTTCCTTCGACCAATCAATCAATCGATCATCTAACAAACTCATGCGGACTCTATCAATTTAACTTTGGTTGCTctaacaacaataacaacaactcCAACAACTAATTACAAACTGCATTCAtccaaaaaaacaataaactatCTATGTCAACCGGTCTCGTTTTAATGCTAAACATTGGTAATGCCCATACAAAAGTCTGTTCAATTGAACGAAGCCCATCACCTAGCAAATGAAATCAGCCTGGTTACTAATAATTTCATGTAATCGAAAGATCGGGCCATCTATCtttgtatttgatttatttgttatttatatatgcatttttttgttcaattCTGTCTACTTTTCCTTGGTAAACCCACTGTTGAAACGAAGCACAGACGGAGACCCAGACATGATTAACTTAGAAACGAGTCAGTGAAATTGATATCCGATTAATAACCAAAGCTTCTTAGAGCACAGCAGTCAGGAATGTTCGTTTATATTGTTCACTTttaatttctgtatttttcctCATAATCTAATTTCTTAGATTCTAACACGCGACTAACCATGTAAGTACAAATTCAATTGCAGTTGATTTCCTCATTTTCATAACGCCTATTGTACATAAAAGCGCAACTCAAGTCAAAAATAACAATTACTTCACTTTAATTTATAAGTCCcagtgttttcattttttgttaatcattttgtttgcttttagGTTGGAGGCGATCATCGAAATGCTTACATATAAGTTCAATTAGTGtttacttttcttttgttatttattgAATTGGTCTCATTTGAAAtcgaaaatgtgaaaaatgtacaaattagAATATTACTTTTCAGTTTCTCCTTGTTTATGATATGTGATTCGGAACTCTAGTAATCTagtaataaacataaatttaatatcAAGCTTATCGACTAATTTAAAAGTTGTTGTGCAACTATTTAAGATCAGTAAGGGCACTAAAGTTATCaaaattattgttttcttCGAGCTGACGTACACCATACCATACCGTATAACACTATAAATTACATGCATATATAGCCTCTTTGATTCTATTATTTTTACAACTTCGTTTTTTctaaatacaatataaatatatatacacacaagCCAAATTAAATGGCCTAGCAAAAGTTTATACGAATACTTATAGACATATTTCCCTTTTCTTGTTTATCCGACATCGAAAAATGTGCTAACATGTATATTGTAATCGCCTGAAAACCACAAACCATATTATATTCAGATGGAGATTCTGGAGCATGTCCAAAGTCCGGTATCGACGAGAATCCGGCTCTTAGGATTTTAcggaaaaaaattataaggCGTCAGGCAAACATATTACTATTAAATTTTTGATGTATTTTACACAACATAAACTTATAGCTTTTTCGTTCTAAGCAAGTTAGTGTAAATATATCGTTTTGAAAACGGACTAATTGTattcggttttatttttaagtttaaagCAGATATATTTGCAAATCTATTAGATTTTCCGATATTACCTAGAACCCCGTTTCTTACTATATACGCTGTATTTAAAACAAAGCGAAGCTCTctgaaaatattaattgttGTGCTGTTAATTTTTAagtcaaaaacaaaataaataaaaaaaatgaataattcaaatgtttttttaatagaaaatagaaggggtgtttttttttttggttgtaaGGTACAGAAAACCTAATAGATTTACATCTCAACAAACTCAAGTACTTTcatattcaaaaataaaacttccgatgatttttaaaaatattgcgCCTCAGTGTGACCAAAGCTCACTCCAAGCGTTTTATGTCCCCGCTTAGCTGGGCACACTGCAACGGCGCGCTTCCCAATcgaattgtttatttttggaa
Proteins encoded:
- the LOC120444115 gene encoding sodium/hydrogen exchanger 6 isoform X3, whose translation is MSHGDVDPELEMTSPHWMHREAESCPRMHTIWRLERWRSSMLLLVGLALCVLRAPGCSATDTDIALDAKATLNHRIQSLDLLVFVFLLALTVLTIWLFKHHRVSWLHETGLAVIYGLIVGAIIRYAGTSATLVHMQVEPQGVPTYSDKLPPDTLWFRYPVNQTNSTKLPEGIKTYAYVFRGQVHDVDENEIDLKATFDPEVFFNIILPPIIFYAGYSLKKKYFFRNLGAILTFAIVGTTLSAFLIGGFMYGCVKLMPNYLSSSFSFLDTLYFGALISPTDPLTILAIFNDLRVDVNLYALVLGESVLNDAVAIVLSGAIQNYGEHYSDTGEFETTAFLRSLSDFFSIFLLSLMIGAAMGCLTALMTKFTRVRDFPLLESALFVLMSYSTFLLAEATELTGVVAVLFCGICQAHYTYNNLSEDSRQRTKQIFELLNFLAENFIFSYIGVSMFTFPKHHFDAGFIITAFICAAIGRAVNVYPLSWLLNIRRKPKISSNFQHMLFFAGLRGAMSFALAIRNTVSDARQTMLTATSLIVIFTVVIQGGAANFLLNWLKIPVGVDDETEQLNNYQVHSSDGYLQDVEGGGVGRGKVRLSGGTDSNLDTPVDGPNGSLGGASSGRRRNSHEKAILARIWGNFDTKYMKPLLTHSRPTLLETLPVCCNPIARLLTTTQQLTQDGSEFRRVDSDSDICIDNDTGNGLSQDATGAVPGSGVGVGVGRRNSLSRMEILEHVQSPVSTRIRLLGFYGKKL
- the LOC120444115 gene encoding sodium/hydrogen exchanger 6 isoform X2; this encodes MSHGDVDPELEMTSPHWMHREAESCPRMHTIWRLERWRSSMLLLVGLALCVLRAPGCSATDTDIALDAKATLNHRIQSLDLLVFVFLLALTVLTIWLFKHHRVSWLHETGLAVIYGLIVGAIIRYAGTSATLVHMQVEPQGVPTYSDKLPPDTLWFRYPVNQTNSTKLPEGIKTYAYVFRGQVHDVDENEIDLKATFDPEVFFNIILPPIIFYAGYSLKKKYFFRNLGAILTFAIVGTTLSAFLIGGFMYGCVKLMPNYLSSSFSFLDTLYFGALISPTDPLTILAIFNDLRVDVNLYALVLGESVLNDAVAIVLSGAIQNYGEHYSDTGEFETTAFLRSLSDFFSIFLLSLMIGAAMGCLTALMTKFTRVRDFPLLESALFVLMSYSTFLLAEATELTGVVAVLFCGICQAHYTYNNLSEDSRQRTKQIFELLNFLAENFIFSYIGVSMFTFPKHHFDAGFIITAFICAAIGRAVNVYPLSWLLNIRRKPKISSNFQHMLFFAGLRGAMSFALAIRNTVSDARQTMLTATSLIVIFTVVIQGGAANFLLNWLKIPVGVDDETEQLNNYQVHSVYNSMDNSHPQTDVEGGGVGRGKVRLSGGTDSNLDTPVDGPNGSLGGASSGRRRNSHEKAILARIWGNFDTKYMKPLLTHSRPTLLETLPVCCNPIARLLTTTQQLTQDGSEFRRVDSDSDICIDNDTGNGLSQDATGAVPGSGVGVGVGRRNSLSRMEILEHVQSPVSTRIRLLGFYGKKL
- the LOC120444115 gene encoding sodium/hydrogen exchanger 7 isoform X6, with amino-acid sequence MSHGDVDPELEMTSPHWMHREAESCPRMHTIWRLERWRSSMLLLVGLALCVLRAPGCSATDTDIALDAKATLNHRIQSLDLLVFVFLLALTVLTIWLFKHHRVSWLHETGLAVIYGLIVGAIIRYAGTSATLVHMQVEPQGVPTYSDKLPPDTLWFRYPVNQTNSTKLPEGIKTYAYVFRGQVHDVDENEIDLKATFDPEVFFNIILPPIIFYAGYSLKKKYFFRNLGAILTFAIVGTTLSAFLIGGFMYGCVKLMPNYLSSSFSFLDTLYFGALISPTDPLTILAIFNDLRVDVNLYALVLGESVLNDAVAIVLSGAIQNYGEHYSDTGEFETTAFLRSLSDFFSIFLLSLMIGAAMGCLTALMTKFTRVRDFPLLESALFVLMSYSTFLLAEATELTGVVAVLFCGICQAHYTYNNLSEDSRQRTKQIFELLNFLAENFIFSYIGVSMFTFPKHHFDAGFIITAFICAAIGRAVNVYPLSWLLNIRRKPKISSNFQHMLFFAGLRGAMSFALAIRNTVSDARQTMLTATSLIVIFTVVIQGGAANFLLNWLKIPVGVDDETEQLNNYQVHSVYNSMDNSHPQTSDGYLQDVEGGGVGRGKVRLSGGTDSNLDTPVDGPNGSLGGASSGRRRNSHEKAILARIWGNFDTKYMKPLLTHSRPTLLETLPVCCNPIARLLTTTQQLTQDGSEFRRVDSDSDICIDNDTGNGLSQDATGAVPGSGVGVGVGRRNSLSRILTRD
- the LOC120444115 gene encoding sodium/hydrogen exchanger 6 isoform X5; the protein is MSHGDVDPELEMTSPHWMHREAESCPRMHTIWRLERWRSSMLLLVGLALCVLRAPGCSATDTDIALDAKATLNHRIQSLDLLVFVFLLALTVLTIWLFKHHRVSWLHETGLAVIYGLIVGAIIRYAGTSATLVHMQVEPQGVPTYSDKLPPDTLWFRYPVNQTNSTKLPEGIKTYAYVFRGQVHDVDENEIDLKATFDPEVFFNIILPPIIFYAGYSLKKKYFFRNLGAILTFAIVGTTLSAFLIGGFMYGCVKLMPNYLSSSFSFLDTLYFGALISPTDPLTILAIFNDLRVDVNLYALVLGESVLNDAVAIVLSGAIQNYGEHYSDTGEFETTAFLRSLSDFFSIFLLSLMIGAAMGCLTALMTKFTRVRDFPLLESALFVLMSYSTFLLAEATELTGVVAVLFCGICQAHYTYNNLSEDSRQRTKQIFELLNFLAENFIFSYIGVSMFTFPKHHFDAGFIITAFICAAIGRAVNVYPLSWLLNIRRKPKISSNFQHMLFFAGLRGAMSFALAIRNTVSDARQTMLTATSLIVIFTVVIQGGAANFLLNWLKIPVGVDDETEQLNNYQVHSDVEGGGVGRGKVRLSGGTDSNLDTPVDGPNGSLGGASSGRRRNSHEKAILARIWGNFDTKYMKPLLTHSRPTLLETLPVCCNPIARLLTTTQQLTQDGSEFRRVDSDSDICIDNDTGNGLSQDATGAVPGSGVGVGVGRRNSLSRMEILEHVQSPVSTRIRLLGFYGKKL
- the LOC120444115 gene encoding sodium/hydrogen exchanger 7 isoform X1; this encodes MSHGDVDPELEMTSPHWMHREAESCPRMHTIWRLERWRSSMLLLVGLALCVLRAPGCSATDTDIALDAKATLNHRIQSLDLLVFVFLLALTVLTIWLFKHHRVSWLHETGLAVIYGLIVGAIIRYAGTSATLVHMQVEPQGVPTYSDKLPPDTLWFRYPVNQTNSTKLPEGIKTYAYVFRGQVHDVDENEIDLKATFDPEVFFNIILPPIIFYAGYSLKKKYFFRNLGAILTFAIVGTTLSAFLIGGFMYGCVKLMPNYLSSSFSFLDTLYFGALISPTDPLTILAIFNDLRVDVNLYALVLGESVLNDAVAIVLSGAIQNYGEHYSDTGEFETTAFLRSLSDFFSIFLLSLMIGAAMGCLTALMTKFTRVRDFPLLESALFVLMSYSTFLLAEATELTGVVAVLFCGICQAHYTYNNLSEDSRQRTKQIFELLNFLAENFIFSYIGVSMFTFPKHHFDAGFIITAFICAAIGRAVNVYPLSWLLNIRRKPKISSNFQHMLFFAGLRGAMSFALAIRNTVSDARQTMLTATSLIVIFTVVIQGGAANFLLNWLKIPVGVDDETEQLNNYQVHSVYNSMDNSHPQTSDGYLQDVEGGGVGRGKVRLSGGTDSNLDTPVDGPNGSLGGASSGRRRNSHEKAILARIWGNFDTKYMKPLLTHSRPTLLETLPVCCNPIARLLTTTQQLTQDGSEFRRVDSDSDICIDNDTGNGLSQDATGAVPGSGVGVGVGRRNSLSRMEILEHVQSPVSTRIRLLGFYGKKL